AGTATCTGACAATTTGAACAATCCTCCAAGCACTAAAGCTAAAAGAAGGGAGATGATTAGAACCAGCCAATCGCCTCCCCACTTCTTAAGTCTGCTATGTAATTTATTTTTGAGGGACATCTGTTGCAACGTCCTTAACTATAGAGCTTTTATCAACTCTAAGCTTAACGTTATCGTCAACAATAATAACAATGTAACGGTCCTTAATTTCATCAACCGTACCGTAAATTCCGCCGACAGTAACAACTTTATCGCCCTTCTTCAACTCGCTGCGGAACTTTGCAAGCTCCTTTTGCTTTTTCTGTTGCGGACGAATCATCAAAAGATACATCACAACAAAAATAGCAA
The window above is part of the Bacteroidales bacterium genome. Proteins encoded here:
- the yajC gene encoding preprotein translocase subunit YajC — its product is MNMLFSLMQAAAAKPQAGGGGTWSFLLMMLAIFVVMYLLMIRPQQKKQKELAKFRSELKKGDKVVTVGGIYGTVDEIKDRYIVIIVDDNVKLRVDKSSIVKDVATDVPQK